CCTTTCCCCACGGCCTCTTCCACGCCACGGGCATCACCGTGCCGTCGATCCAGGCGTCGTGATCCCCGCTGAAGGTCGTGGTCGCGAGCACGTGGTTGGCCGGATCGACGTGCATGTAGTACTGTTCCGAGTGCATGGCGAAATCGTTGAGGCCCGCCGTGACGGGATCTTCGTGATCGATGATGTTGACTTCGTAGTCGATGATTCCGCCAGGATGGGAAACCCACTGTCCGCCCACCATGTACTGGTAGTTCGTGTTGTTGCGGAAGGCGTCCGCCTGTCCGCCGTGCCAGCCGCCGAACCCGGCCCCGGCGGAGACGGTATCCAGGAGCGCCTTCTCCTGCGCGCCGTTGATCGTGCTCATGGTCACGGTCTGCACGATGAGATCGTACGTGGGCATGGCTTCCGCGTCCAGGTAGGCGTCAAGCGTGTCGTGCTGCGTGATATCGTATCCTTCCGATTCAAGCAGCGGGATGAAGATGTCCTGGGACTGTCTGGGTTCGTGTCCTTCCCATCCTCCCCAGACGAAAAGTGCCTTAGGCATTTGGTGGCTCCTATGGTTGCAATTCGCTCACTGCCGGTTGAAGACCGGGGCACCGTGGTTTCGTGGCCGACGGGTCTGCGGAACCGGCCTGGTACGATCAGGCCCGCACGGCCTGGCCAGGCATGCTGCACCCGGTTCTTCCTGCTCTGCTCGCTTACTGGCCGTCCCGCCCGCTACGCCTGGCGTTCCCAGCGGCTCGGGTTCATGCCGGGCGCGCTGGTCGACATGCCCTCCGGCTTGTTGCCGACGCCGAACTCGTAGGTTCGCATGCTCGGATCGCCCAGGAAGGGCCGGACGGAATCGGGCATCCGTTCCAGGTCCGCCGGATCCCGCGGCTCCACGTCGACGATCGGTCCGGCCCAGGCCGGCCGGTAGGCCACCGCGAGCATGGCCCGAGACCGATTGCCCCTGTTGGGCAGGGTGCCGTGAAACGTCCGGTGGTTCAGGAACAACGCCGATCCCGCCGTGCAGGGCACGACCACCTCCTCGGGATGGCGCTCGTACCGCTTGTACGGGTGGGCGTCCGCGTGCATGCAGAGGTGGGACCTGGGAACGACCCGGAAGGGCGAAACATCCAGCGTCAGGTCGTCGAGGTAGTAGAGTACCCGGACCGTGATGGGACAGCTCCCCTCGTACCCGAATATCTTCGAGCCGTAGGGCTGGCCGTCCGTATGGAGGCTGATCCCCGGCGTGCCGGGCTCGGACCGGTCGTAGGTATAGTGAATGAAAACCAGGCGGTCGCCGAACAACTCCTCCAGGAACCGCACCGTGGGTTCGTAGGCGATGAGTTCGGCCAGCTTCGGACTGGCAAGATGTGGGTCCCTGCAGCCCCGCTGTTTTTCACTGTAGTCCCGTCCGACGGTTTCGAGTCGATTGCACTCCGCTTTCAACTCCGCCAGGTAGTCTTGCGAGATCCAGTCCGGGATGATCAGGTAGCCCTCCTCCTCGATCATCCGTATACGCTCGCCCTGGGTGAGGGCGCGCCAGTCCCGGTCGTCCACATTGATCTGCCGTTCCGCTTGACTGTGCATCATCCCTCCTTTCTGCCTTGTTGCGAGCGTCGCCGGCGGCGGTCTGCTCGCCGACTCATGGTCCGCCGTCGCACCATAATCGACGTGCTTCAATCATCAGCGCACTACATTTCGACGCGAACCGCTTCCATGGTGCGGACCGCTTTCGCGCGGGCCACGTCGATGTCATCGCCCCGGGCAACGGCTACGCCAAGGCGCCGGTGACCGGAGACCTCGGGCTTGCCGAAGAGATACAGGCCGGTGTCCGGCTCGGCAAGGGCGGCATCCAGGTTGCC
The sequence above is drawn from the Gemmatimonadota bacterium genome and encodes:
- a CDS encoding phytanoyl-CoA dioxygenase family protein, whose protein sequence is MHSQAERQINVDDRDWRALTQGERIRMIEEEGYLIIPDWISQDYLAELKAECNRLETVGRDYSEKQRGCRDPHLASPKLAELIAYEPTVRFLEELFGDRLVFIHYTYDRSEPGTPGISLHTDGQPYGSKIFGYEGSCPITVRVLYYLDDLTLDVSPFRVVPRSHLCMHADAHPYKRYERHPEEVVVPCTAGSALFLNHRTFHGTLPNRGNRSRAMLAVAYRPAWAGPIVDVEPRDPADLERMPDSVRPFLGDPSMRTYEFGVGNKPEGMSTSAPGMNPSRWERQA
- a CDS encoding ThuA domain-containing protein, whose translation is MPKALFVWGGWEGHEPRQSQDIFIPLLESEGYDITQHDTLDAYLDAEAMPTYDLIVQTVTMSTINGAQEKALLDTVSAGAGFGGWHGGQADAFRNNTNYQYMVGGQWVSHPGGIIDYEVNIIDHEDPVTAGLNDFAMHSEQYYMHVDPANHVLATTTFSGDHDAWIDGTVMPVAWKRPWGKGKVFHCSLGHVASDFDVPEAREIVRRGLIWCTR